A segment of the Hallerella succinigenes genome:
CAGCAAAAGCCGGAAGGCATCTGCCTTTCTCTCTGCGACTATGTGGCACCCGTAAACGCAAAAACCGAAAGCGCCTTTAGTCAACCTACCGGCAATGACCTATACCGCGATATCGTCGGTGTTTTTGCAGTGACCGTGAGCGAAGCCTTTGTGAAGCGTTTGGAAAAGCTCAAAGCAGAACAGGGTGGCAGCGACTACGATGTTCTTTTAATGCAAACCGTAGCAGATCGCCTCGCTGAAGCGGGAGCGGAATACTTGAGCAAGGAACTCGAAAAGGAAAACGATTGGAAGGGTATTCGCCCGGCAATCGGCTACCCCGTGCTCCCGAACATCAAGGAAATCTTCAACGTCGCAAAGCTCATCGATTTCGACAGTGTCGGAATATCCCTCACCGAGAACGGCGCTATGTACCCACAAGCGTCTGTCAGCGGACTCTACATCAGCCACCCGGAAGTCCATTACTTTAGCTGCTGATTGTGAAAACGTCAGTCTCGTGCGGAAGGGTTTACGTCCAACCGCACTTCATAGAATTTCTCTGTTGCAATAAAAAAGACCCTTTCCGGAGAAAGAGTCTAAAAACAGAAACACGCTTAAAAAGCTAAATGTTTTCCAATTCTTGTTGAGAAAGTTGGAAAATACTCGCTAGTTCATTCAACGGAACTCCGCTCATTTTAAGACGCTTTGCAAGCTGCAACTTTTCTTTCTGCAAATTCAACTTCATTTCGTCCAATTGAGCCTGTTTTTCACAAATCAGAACATTTTCATTGCGAAGGCGAGCGGCTTCCTTCTGCTGGCGGGAAATTTCCTCTTGAATGCGAACGGTCTCTTCTTGAAGGCGAGACTTTTCCTTTTGGATGCGGGCCTCCTCCTCGCGAACGCGGGCGGATTCCTCGCGAACGCGGGCTTTTTCGGCGCGGAGTCTAGCGGCTTCCTCACGGATGCGGGCGTCTTCTTGTTCGCGGTAACTCTGTATCGCGTAAGCGTCCCACTTGGCTTTCTGTGCTGCGTCAATCATCTTCTGTTCCTCTTTACTGAATTTAGCTAATTCAGCGGTACGGAACAAGAGCTCGAAAGAGGAGCCTGTATACTTCGAAGGCATCTTCCGCAATTCCTTGATATGGCATAGCGCGTAAAGGCACTTGTCCAGGTTCGTTTCCAGTTCCTCGAGCTTCTTTCTGAATTTCGGGAGTTCTACGAACACGAAGTTCAGCGTCCGTGAAATTCTTTTGCCATCCTTTTCGCGGAGCATCGCTTTCCGGAGATACTTGTCCTGTTCGTCAAATACGCTGAACTCCATGAACACCACCGTGATCACGGGATCCAGGCCGTATTTATAACCGCGTCCGCGATCCCCTTGCGAAACGACGGTCTGCGCCGCGTAATAGATCGCGCGGTTCACGATATTTTCCTGTTTCGCGATCTGGATCTCGATAATGAATTTCCGATTTTTGGAATCCACGCAGTGCAGGTCAAAAATCGTCGTGCGGTTTTCGTTCGATCCGTCATTATGCTCCTTGTCGCGGGACTGTACGTCTTCAATCGGTTCGTCGATTTCGCCTTCGAGCAGCGCGTTCAAAAGTTCAATCAGGCACACCTTATTTTGCGTATCGGGATTGAACGCCTTTTTAAAGGTCAGATCCAGCAGCAGGTCCGCATAAACACCCGAGCCCTTGTAATCCTCGTAATTGTCCGCTATCTTCGTTGTCTTCATTTTTCTTCTTCAACGGGAACGCCCCCGCAAAGCAGGCGAAGATTTCCTCACCTGTATTTAAAGACGCTCGGGACCGACATTTTTCTACCGGAAAGTGAAAAAAAAAACTTCAGCTTTAATTTCTTTAAAACCTGGCAGATATCCAGCCTGCCCATGCTCTAAATATTTTCGCCCTATTTATAACGTGATTGAATAATAGAAAGCACAGAAATTAAAAAGGCGCCCCACTTTCGGAGCGCCTTTTCAGTTTCAAGGTTTGCTTCAGGACTTCGTCCTTCGCAATGACACATAATCGTATGTCTTAGGCTTTTACCGTTGTGAATGCAAAAGCTTCGCCATCAGCATCATTAACTTCGAGGCCATCGGCAGCGGCAGCCCACTTGATAGCGACCGCTTGAGTTTCGCCTGCGATGTAAGCTTCGTTCTCCGCCACGGCCTGCTTGAAGACTTCGCTTGCAGAGGACAGCGTCACTTCTTCAAATCCTTATCCCTAGAAACAATATATGCAGCATCGATTGTTTCTGCAAGAGTGAGCAAGTAAAGGTCTTTGGGATCACGAATTGGGGATTACTACTTTCATTTTGCGTATCGGACAGCGTTGACTTCCGCCATCCAAACTTTCGGATAAGTTCACTAAACAGGTAACGTATATTTTCTTTCGCAAATTCCTCTAAGGGAGTAAAAAAAATAGGATGTTCCAATTTTTAGATTTGAAATAATCACAAATCAACCTAAAAAGGACCATCCTATGGACAACAATATAATCAAAATCGACGAAGAAGGCCTCAAGAACGACCTGAAAGGAGTCATTAGAAAGACCATCGAGGAAACCCTCAACACGATGCTGGACGAGGAAGCCGCGGAGCTGTGCAACGCGGAAAGGCATGAGCGGACTGACGAGCGCAGGAACTACCGCAGCGGTCATTACCACCGCAAGCTTCTGACTTCCGCCGGAGAGGTCGACCTGTCCGTACCCAAGCTGCGCCTGGCCCCGTTCGAGACCGCCATCATCGAGCGCTACAGACGCAGGGAATCGTCCGTGGAGGAGTCTCTCATCGAGATGTACCTGGCGGGAGTATCCGTGCGCCGCGTGGAAGACGTCACGGAGCTCCTGTGGGGCTCTCGGGTCAGCGCCTCGACCGTCAGCAACCTGAACCAGAAGGTATACGGCAAGATCGAGGAATGGCGAAACAGGGCCATAGGCGGGGAATACCCCTACGTGTTCGTTGACGGCATCTACCTGAAGCGCAGCTGGGGCGGCGAAATGACCAGCGTCTCGGTACTTGTCGCGATAGGGGTGTCCGAAGACGGCTACCGGGAGATACTCGGAGCATGCGAGGGCGCAAGCGAAAGCAAGGAATGCTGGCGTAGCTTCCTCGTAAGCCTCAGGGAACGTGGCCTGAATGGCGTCCGGCTGTTCACATCGGACAAACACCTGGGCTTCCTGGAATCGGCCTCGGAAGTGTTCCCGGATGCGAAATGGCAACGCTGCATGGTGCATTTTTTCAGGAACCTGATGACAAAGATCCCTCGCAACAAGCTCGCTTCGGCCATGCCCCTGCTGAAGGCTACGTACGCCCAGGAAGACAAGGAGGCGACACTGAAAAAGGTTGCCGACGTAGAACAGAAACTGCGCGATATGGGGCTAAAATCCGCCGCAGACCTTTACCGCAAGGGCGTGATGGAGACGCTGACCTATCTCGACTTCCCGCACGAACACTGGCGCAGCATAAGGACGAACAACATCCTGGAACGCCTGAACCGGGAGATACGCAGAAGGACTCGGGTTGTGGGTTGC
Coding sequences within it:
- a CDS encoding Rpn family recombination-promoting nuclease/putative transposase, which translates into the protein MKTTKIADNYEDYKGSGVYADLLLDLTFKKAFNPDTQNKVCLIELLNALLEGEIDEPIEDVQSRDKEHNDGSNENRTTIFDLHCVDSKNRKFIIEIQIAKQENIVNRAIYYAAQTVVSQGDRGRGYKYGLDPVITVVFMEFSVFDEQDKYLRKAMLREKDGKRISRTLNFVFVELPKFRKKLEELETNLDKCLYALCHIKELRKMPSKYTGSSFELLFRTAELAKFSKEEQKMIDAAQKAKWDAYAIQSYREQEDARIREEAARLRAEKARVREESARVREEEARIQKEKSRLQEETVRIQEEISRQQKEAARLRNENVLICEKQAQLDEMKLNLQKEKLQLAKRLKMSGVPLNELASIFQLSQQELENI
- a CDS encoding IS256 family transposase, translated to MDNNIIKIDEEGLKNDLKGVIRKTIEETLNTMLDEEAAELCNAERHERTDERRNYRSGHYHRKLLTSAGEVDLSVPKLRLAPFETAIIERYRRRESSVEESLIEMYLAGVSVRRVEDVTELLWGSRVSASTVSNLNQKVYGKIEEWRNRAIGGEYPYVFVDGIYLKRSWGGEMTSVSVLVAIGVSEDGYREILGACEGASESKECWRSFLVSLRERGLNGVRLFTSDKHLGFLESASEVFPDAKWQRCMVHFFRNLMTKIPRNKLASAMPLLKATYAQEDKEATLKKVADVEQKLRDMGLKSAADLYRKGVMETLTYLDFPHEHWRSIRTNNILERLNREIRRRTRVVGCFPDGESALMLVCARLRHIATKEWGTKRYLNMKHLYEMEKENELKREQEKDGNVA